A portion of the Pogoniulus pusillus isolate bPogPus1 chromosome 6, bPogPus1.pri, whole genome shotgun sequence genome contains these proteins:
- the GPRIN2 gene encoding G protein-regulated inducer of neurite outgrowth 2 isoform X1, which produces MASQPRGGPTTSSIYLHLDINPVLSLFFAMSADSHQLHTHSYEHSQSSTCHGLLNVNSHPLSKSSSNLACPEQSSLEERQCNKHDLKKSHSSTICHALRSKSDASKVASPEWSFSQPEMMGLGSVVQTISDQSANDNSQSRAKTTNHFLTTEQSTASWEVEDTKMCVKSSTVENISSACTASQQSMCNMEEPGTALQRSHSDLTCRCKQQTCVTHIETSATHSSLSIPSCRHGPLGARMSIQTQRHGSETNENPSHYQNLVTHFPVLPGDQKVPTTSLDSSSIPQNTAVYTNPGTFHTAVLGPHMPGNDFSSRTVFSQATGIIHSGLTYGNIPNSAYSPMAMTVHNSSAGPCNARQEPYLKVDATIPAYCHPLPIPSIQLVPRLVCSVSESGKEQATPDYFHAFSASDILTYPKLVSSVSESGLDAKRVLKCCSTPGEQLQHVHQCSQQERVPAEAKAACVVFSSQQDIATTTKDMWTMTSMNDLTKGLKPALECRDAEVQTLPTMECKSVATSPATAAEGHTHVFPEVSLEQGLEAPKSPVREVRWDDEGMTWEVYGASVDPEVLGLAIQKHLEIQIEQFQTEPAQLAEKSNEEPPSDKTEKKRPFRTMMHSLRYPSCCARSSTAVE; this is translated from the coding sequence ATCTCTCTTTTTTGCCATGTCAGCTGACAGCCACCAACTCCACACTCATTCTTATGAGCACTCACAAAGTTCTACTTGTCATGGACTCTTGAATGTCAACAGTCACCCCTTGTCAAAGAGCTCCTCAAATCTGGCCTGTCCTGAGCAATCAAGTTTAGAAGAAAGGCAATGCAACAAACATGACCTGAAGAAAAGCCATAGTAGCACCATCTGCCATGCCTTGAGGAGCAAGAGTGATGCAAGCAAAGTGGCAAGTCCCGAATggtccttctcacagcctgagATGATGGGACTTGGGTCAGTGGTCCAAACCATAAGTGACCAGTCAGCCAATGACAATTCACAGAGCAGAGCTAAGACTACAAACCATTTTCTTACCACTGAACAGTCCACAGCATCCTGGGAAGTGGAAGACACAAAAATGTGTGTAAAGAGCAGTACTGTGGAGAATATTTCTTCAGCCTGCACTGCTAGCCAGCAAAGCATGTGTAACATGGAAGAACCAGGAACTGCCCTTCAGAGAAGCCACTCAGACCTAACTTGCAGATGCAAGCAGCAGACTTGTGTCACTCATATAGAAACCAGTGCTACTCACTCCAGCTTGAGCATCCCCAGCTGCAGACATGGCCCACTAGGGGCTAGGATGTCTATCCAAACACAGAGACATGGGtcagaaacaaatgaaaatcCATCTCATTACCAAAACCTTGTGACTCATTTCCCAGTTCTACCTGGAGACCAAAAAGTACCTACAACTAGCTTGGACAGCAGTAGTATTCCTCAAAACACTGCTGTTTACACCAATCCTGGAACATTTCATACTGCTGTTCTAGGACCCCACATGCCTGGAAATGATTTCTCAAGCAGAACAGTGTTCAGTCAAGCCACTGGGATCATTCACAGTGGTCTGACTTACGGTAATATTCCAAACTCTGCATACTCCCCCATGGCGATGACAGTCCATAACAGTTCTGCAGGGCCCTGTAATGCCAGGCAGGAGCCTTACCTGAAGGTAGATGCCACCATCCCTGCCTACTGCCATCCTTTGCCCATACCATCTATCCAACTTGTTCCACGGTTGGTGTGCTCAGTTAGTGAGTCAGGAAAAGAGCAGGCAACACCAGACTATTTTCATGCCTTTTCTGCTTCAGACATTCTGACATATCCTAAGCTGGTGTCTTCAGTCAGTGAATCAGGCCTGGATGCCAAGAGGGtcctgaagtgctgcagcactCCTGGAGAACAATTGCAACATGTTCATCAGTGTTCTCAGCAGGAGAGAGTTCCTGCAGAAGCAAAGGCTGCCTGTGTTGTCTTTAGTAGCCAGCAAGACATAGCAACGACAACCAAGGATATGTGGACTATGACCTCTATGAATGATTTAACCAAAGGACTGAAACCAGCTCTTGaatgcagagatgctgaggtgcaaACTCTCCCAACCATGGAATGCAAGTCTGTGGCAACAAGCCCAGCaactgcagcagaggggcacacaCATGTGTTCCCAGAGGTCAGCCTAGAGCAAGGCTTGGAAGCTCCCAAATCTCCAGTACGGGAAGTGAGGTGGGATGACGAAGGAATGACATGGGAAGTGTATGGGGCATCTGTGGATCCAGAAGTCCTTGGGTTGGCAATTCAAAAACATCTTGAGATTCAAATAGAGCAATTCCAGACGGAGCCTGCCCAGCTGGCTGAGAAAAGTAACGAGGAGCCACCTTCTGATAAAACGGAGAAGAAGAGGCCATTCAGGACAATGATGCACTCCCTCAGATACCCAAGCTGCTGTGCTCGTTCCAGCACTGCAGTGGAGTGA
- the GPRIN2 gene encoding G protein-regulated inducer of neurite outgrowth 2 isoform X2: MSADSHQLHTHSYEHSQSSTCHGLLNVNSHPLSKSSSNLACPEQSSLEERQCNKHDLKKSHSSTICHALRSKSDASKVASPEWSFSQPEMMGLGSVVQTISDQSANDNSQSRAKTTNHFLTTEQSTASWEVEDTKMCVKSSTVENISSACTASQQSMCNMEEPGTALQRSHSDLTCRCKQQTCVTHIETSATHSSLSIPSCRHGPLGARMSIQTQRHGSETNENPSHYQNLVTHFPVLPGDQKVPTTSLDSSSIPQNTAVYTNPGTFHTAVLGPHMPGNDFSSRTVFSQATGIIHSGLTYGNIPNSAYSPMAMTVHNSSAGPCNARQEPYLKVDATIPAYCHPLPIPSIQLVPRLVCSVSESGKEQATPDYFHAFSASDILTYPKLVSSVSESGLDAKRVLKCCSTPGEQLQHVHQCSQQERVPAEAKAACVVFSSQQDIATTTKDMWTMTSMNDLTKGLKPALECRDAEVQTLPTMECKSVATSPATAAEGHTHVFPEVSLEQGLEAPKSPVREVRWDDEGMTWEVYGASVDPEVLGLAIQKHLEIQIEQFQTEPAQLAEKSNEEPPSDKTEKKRPFRTMMHSLRYPSCCARSSTAVE; encoded by the coding sequence ATGTCAGCTGACAGCCACCAACTCCACACTCATTCTTATGAGCACTCACAAAGTTCTACTTGTCATGGACTCTTGAATGTCAACAGTCACCCCTTGTCAAAGAGCTCCTCAAATCTGGCCTGTCCTGAGCAATCAAGTTTAGAAGAAAGGCAATGCAACAAACATGACCTGAAGAAAAGCCATAGTAGCACCATCTGCCATGCCTTGAGGAGCAAGAGTGATGCAAGCAAAGTGGCAAGTCCCGAATggtccttctcacagcctgagATGATGGGACTTGGGTCAGTGGTCCAAACCATAAGTGACCAGTCAGCCAATGACAATTCACAGAGCAGAGCTAAGACTACAAACCATTTTCTTACCACTGAACAGTCCACAGCATCCTGGGAAGTGGAAGACACAAAAATGTGTGTAAAGAGCAGTACTGTGGAGAATATTTCTTCAGCCTGCACTGCTAGCCAGCAAAGCATGTGTAACATGGAAGAACCAGGAACTGCCCTTCAGAGAAGCCACTCAGACCTAACTTGCAGATGCAAGCAGCAGACTTGTGTCACTCATATAGAAACCAGTGCTACTCACTCCAGCTTGAGCATCCCCAGCTGCAGACATGGCCCACTAGGGGCTAGGATGTCTATCCAAACACAGAGACATGGGtcagaaacaaatgaaaatcCATCTCATTACCAAAACCTTGTGACTCATTTCCCAGTTCTACCTGGAGACCAAAAAGTACCTACAACTAGCTTGGACAGCAGTAGTATTCCTCAAAACACTGCTGTTTACACCAATCCTGGAACATTTCATACTGCTGTTCTAGGACCCCACATGCCTGGAAATGATTTCTCAAGCAGAACAGTGTTCAGTCAAGCCACTGGGATCATTCACAGTGGTCTGACTTACGGTAATATTCCAAACTCTGCATACTCCCCCATGGCGATGACAGTCCATAACAGTTCTGCAGGGCCCTGTAATGCCAGGCAGGAGCCTTACCTGAAGGTAGATGCCACCATCCCTGCCTACTGCCATCCTTTGCCCATACCATCTATCCAACTTGTTCCACGGTTGGTGTGCTCAGTTAGTGAGTCAGGAAAAGAGCAGGCAACACCAGACTATTTTCATGCCTTTTCTGCTTCAGACATTCTGACATATCCTAAGCTGGTGTCTTCAGTCAGTGAATCAGGCCTGGATGCCAAGAGGGtcctgaagtgctgcagcactCCTGGAGAACAATTGCAACATGTTCATCAGTGTTCTCAGCAGGAGAGAGTTCCTGCAGAAGCAAAGGCTGCCTGTGTTGTCTTTAGTAGCCAGCAAGACATAGCAACGACAACCAAGGATATGTGGACTATGACCTCTATGAATGATTTAACCAAAGGACTGAAACCAGCTCTTGaatgcagagatgctgaggtgcaaACTCTCCCAACCATGGAATGCAAGTCTGTGGCAACAAGCCCAGCaactgcagcagaggggcacacaCATGTGTTCCCAGAGGTCAGCCTAGAGCAAGGCTTGGAAGCTCCCAAATCTCCAGTACGGGAAGTGAGGTGGGATGACGAAGGAATGACATGGGAAGTGTATGGGGCATCTGTGGATCCAGAAGTCCTTGGGTTGGCAATTCAAAAACATCTTGAGATTCAAATAGAGCAATTCCAGACGGAGCCTGCCCAGCTGGCTGAGAAAAGTAACGAGGAGCCACCTTCTGATAAAACGGAGAAGAAGAGGCCATTCAGGACAATGATGCACTCCCTCAGATACCCAAGCTGCTGTGCTCGTTCCAGCACTGCAGTGGAGTGA